A region from the Triticum urartu cultivar G1812 chromosome 1, Tu2.1, whole genome shotgun sequence genome encodes:
- the LOC125526628 gene encoding uncharacterized protein LOC125526628 isoform X1, whose translation MPPEKSPQSPVACGQRVLISNKLGEKLVGLLHEACSKELVILCHGFRATKDDSILVDLAAALASVGVNAFRFDFAGNGESEGLFQYGNYRKEADDLRSVVSYFSEQKYDIIALVGHSKGGNAVLLYASMYHDVTVIVNISGRFALEQGMEGRLGKNFLQRIKKDGYIDVRNKKGKFEYRVTEESLRDRLSTDTLLSSRSISKDCRVLTVHGSEDETVPARDALMFAANIPNHDLHIVVGANHRYTGHEQELTSLVLDFIKPRPRKSSSLRPKL comes from the exons ATGCCGCCGGAGAAATCGCCGCAGTCCCCAG TGGCTTGTGGACAAAGAGTACTAATTTCGAACAAACTTGGGGAGAAGCTTGTTGGTTTATTACATGAAGCATGTTCGAAGGAACTTGTGATACTTTGTCATGGATTCAGAGCTACAAAG GACGACAGTATCTTGGTCGACCTTGCCGCTGCACTAGCAAGTGTTGGAGTTAATGCTTTTCGGTTTGATTTTGCTGGAAATGG GGAAAGTGAGGGTCTATTCCAATATGGGAACTACCGAAAAGAGGCAGATGACTTGCGCTCTGTAGTATCTTATTTCTCAGAACAGAAGTATGACATAATTGCCCTTGTTGGGCATAGCAAAG GAGGAAATGCTGTGCTTTTATATGCTTCCATGTACCATGATGTTACCGTCATTGTGAATATTTCTGGCCGCTTTGCTTTAGAGCAAGGTATGGAAGGGCGGCTGGGGAAGAATTTCCTGCAGAGGATAAAGAAAGATGGATACATAGACGTCAGAAATAAAAAAG GGAAGTTTGAGTACCGGGTGACAGAAGAAAGCCTGCGAGATCGCCTGAGCACTGATACCCTGCTTTCGAGCCGCTCCATAAGCAAAGACTGCAG GGTTCTCACGGTTCATGGCTCTGAAGATGAAACGGTCCCAGCGAGAGACGCCCTGATGTTTGCTGCGAACATCCCAAACCATGACTTGCATATAGTCGTGGGAGCCAACCATCGGTACACAGGCCACGAGCAAGAGCTGACATCACTCGTACTGGATTTCATCAAGCCCCGTCCTCGAAAATCATCATCCTTACGTCCGAAATTGTGA
- the LOC125526628 gene encoding uncharacterized protein LOC125526628 isoform X2, whose product MPPEKSPQSPVACGQRVLISNKLGEKLVGLLHEACSKELVILCHGFRATKDDSILVDLAAALASVGVNAFRFDFAGNGESEGLFQYGNYRKEADDLRSVVSYFSEQKYDIIALVGHSKEQGMEGRLGKNFLQRIKKDGYIDVRNKKGKFEYRVTEESLRDRLSTDTLLSSRSISKDCRVLTVHGSEDETVPARDALMFAANIPNHDLHIVVGANHRYTGHEQELTSLVLDFIKPRPRKSSSLRPKL is encoded by the exons ATGCCGCCGGAGAAATCGCCGCAGTCCCCAG TGGCTTGTGGACAAAGAGTACTAATTTCGAACAAACTTGGGGAGAAGCTTGTTGGTTTATTACATGAAGCATGTTCGAAGGAACTTGTGATACTTTGTCATGGATTCAGAGCTACAAAG GACGACAGTATCTTGGTCGACCTTGCCGCTGCACTAGCAAGTGTTGGAGTTAATGCTTTTCGGTTTGATTTTGCTGGAAATGG GGAAAGTGAGGGTCTATTCCAATATGGGAACTACCGAAAAGAGGCAGATGACTTGCGCTCTGTAGTATCTTATTTCTCAGAACAGAAGTATGACATAATTGCCCTTGTTGGGCATAGCAAAG AGCAAGGTATGGAAGGGCGGCTGGGGAAGAATTTCCTGCAGAGGATAAAGAAAGATGGATACATAGACGTCAGAAATAAAAAAG GGAAGTTTGAGTACCGGGTGACAGAAGAAAGCCTGCGAGATCGCCTGAGCACTGATACCCTGCTTTCGAGCCGCTCCATAAGCAAAGACTGCAG GGTTCTCACGGTTCATGGCTCTGAAGATGAAACGGTCCCAGCGAGAGACGCCCTGATGTTTGCTGCGAACATCCCAAACCATGACTTGCATATAGTCGTGGGAGCCAACCATCGGTACACAGGCCACGAGCAAGAGCTGACATCACTCGTACTGGATTTCATCAAGCCCCGTCCTCGAAAATCATCATCCTTACGTCCGAAATTGTGA